The Candidatus Saccharibacteria bacterium genome has a segment encoding these proteins:
- a CDS encoding metallopeptidase family protein has protein sequence MDDELFEKFIAEGIDAIPAQFGDAMENVAVVAQDEPTPAQIHKLKLRPWSLLFGLYEGVPKTKRRNSPYQLPDKITIFKNPILRISATEEDVRQKVIETVWHEVGHHFGLSDEQIYKLQEKPNS, from the coding sequence ATGGACGACGAACTATTTGAGAAATTTATCGCAGAGGGAATCGATGCTATTCCCGCCCAGTTTGGCGACGCTATGGAAAACGTCGCAGTGGTTGCACAAGACGAGCCAACCCCTGCTCAAATTCACAAACTAAAGCTACGGCCGTGGAGCTTGCTGTTTGGCTTATACGAAGGAGTGCCAAAAACCAAGCGCCGAAACAGTCCATATCAACTGCCAGACAAAATAACTATTTTTAAAAATCCAATTTTACGAATATCGGCGACCGAAGAAGACGTGAGGCAAAAAGTAATCGAAACAGTTTGGCATGAAGTCGGTCACCATTTTGGCTTATCAGACGAGCAAATCTACAAACTACAAGAAAAACCCAACAGCTAA
- a CDS encoding permease, with translation MSVKLKQTHIKNYAPPLLIVVATYTLLTIIDAVQSSSYLPNTLQDFVTLSLSIFVEAFPFLVLGSILAAVVNTYVPAHAFEKILPKQGVLRRGIISLLGFLFPVCECGNVPLSRALMQQGLKPSESITFLLAAPVINPVTIWSTVVAFGFDQTIIAARIIATLLIANIIGYILSTKKNENDFLTDDFAATCTTITAADTKKSSRKEQFTQFGSNFTHEAFSMARMLAFGALIAGTVQTFVPRDLLVGIGSNVVLSIVAMLILAFVISICANVDAFFALSFANTFTAGSIVSFLVFGPMIDIKMLALLKTTFKTNLLIVISVLSLLLSFIAGLVVAYGF, from the coding sequence ATGAGCGTGAAACTGAAGCAAACCCACATTAAAAATTACGCACCACCACTGCTAATCGTGGTGGCAACCTACACACTTCTGACAATAATTGATGCTGTGCAATCCAGCAGCTACCTGCCTAATACACTCCAAGATTTTGTGACGTTGTCGTTAAGTATTTTTGTTGAGGCTTTTCCGTTCTTAGTACTGGGATCAATATTGGCGGCTGTCGTAAATACTTATGTGCCTGCTCATGCCTTTGAAAAAATTCTTCCTAAACAAGGTGTGTTGCGTCGAGGAATAATTTCGTTGCTCGGATTTTTGTTTCCAGTTTGTGAATGCGGCAATGTGCCATTGTCTCGAGCACTCATGCAACAAGGGCTTAAGCCGTCTGAATCAATCACCTTTTTACTCGCGGCACCGGTAATTAACCCAGTAACAATATGGTCTACGGTCGTGGCCTTTGGATTTGATCAAACTATTATTGCCGCTCGAATAATCGCTACCTTACTAATTGCGAATATTATTGGATATATTTTGTCGACAAAAAAGAACGAGAATGATTTTTTAACTGATGACTTTGCAGCAACCTGCACCACCATAACGGCTGCGGATACCAAAAAGTCTTCGCGAAAGGAACAGTTTACTCAGTTTGGCAGTAATTTTACACATGAGGCGTTTAGTATGGCTCGTATGCTCGCCTTTGGCGCCCTTATTGCCGGAACCGTGCAAACGTTTGTACCGCGTGATTTATTGGTGGGTATTGGTAGCAATGTTGTGCTGTCTATTGTTGCTATGTTGATTCTTGCGTTTGTAATTTCGATTTGCGCCAATGTGGACGCTTTTTTTGCTCTGTCGTTTGCCAACACCTTCACGGCTGGTTCAATTGTGAGTTTTTTGGTGTTTGGGCCGATGATAGACATAAAAATGCTTGCGCTGTTAAAAACTACATTTAAGACAAATCTTCTGATTGTTATTTCTGTATTATCATTGTTATTAAGCTTTATAGCAGGCCTGGTGGTAGCGTATGGATTTTAA
- a CDS encoding TIGR03943 family protein, translated as MDFKRLDIQSTLLYVATAYVLYLGFNDQLRLYIHPRYIGFTVALSLAALVVLLSNAARSHAHAHSGFDKATIFLVIILGSAVIFPSQSLTSATVSQRSVGSGSAVTTPTDAPLQSLFAGSSKGLKINDWSRLLSSTQDPAYYVNKPASISGFVYDANIDSDTVWLARFVLTCCAVDAQPVGVPVRIENWQNNYSEDQWLEVEGQFEHIQTTDGLQMVLVPESVQQIEEPSDPYAN; from the coding sequence ATGGATTTTAAACGTTTAGACATCCAAAGCACCCTACTCTATGTAGCGACAGCATATGTGCTGTATCTTGGGTTTAATGACCAGCTGCGGTTATATATTCACCCTCGGTATATAGGTTTTACAGTGGCCCTGTCGTTAGCTGCGCTTGTTGTATTGCTGTCAAACGCTGCTCGTTCGCATGCCCATGCTCATTCTGGTTTCGACAAAGCAACTATATTTTTAGTCATCATTTTAGGATCAGCCGTTATTTTTCCATCGCAGTCCCTTACGTCTGCAACAGTTAGCCAGCGCTCTGTTGGAAGCGGCAGCGCTGTTACTACGCCAACTGACGCCCCGTTACAAAGTTTATTTGCCGGGTCGTCTAAAGGCTTGAAAATCAACGACTGGTCACGGCTATTAAGCTCAACGCAAGATCCTGCGTACTATGTGAACAAACCTGCCTCTATCAGCGGTTTTGTCTATGATGCCAATATCGACAGCGATACTGTTTGGCTGGCACGTTTCGTGCTGACATGCTGCGCTGTTGACGCCCAGCCGGTTGGCGTCCCGGTTCGAATTGAAAACTGGCAAAATAATTATTCTGAAGATCAATGGCTTGAAGTTGAAGGCCAATTTGAACATATCCAAACCACGGATGGTCTGCAAATGGTGCTCGTCCCAGAATCAGTTCAGCAGATAGAAGAACCGTCGGATCCGTATGCAAACTAG
- a CDS encoding ZIP family metal transporter: MSSLVQVVFFSLIGGVFSLIGGFLLLANKKRANTLAMYATPFAAGALLSAAFVDLLSEASHSGNIEVALQFALVGMLLFFVLERFLRWFHHHHEGDEHDTDPDVPLIIIGDTLHNFIDGIAIAAGFLVDPSTGIVVTMAVAAHEIPQEIGDFGLLISKGLSRTKVLLVNIFSALATTVAAIIFFQLGQGVDIRLDIVLGLVAGFFIYIAASDIFPTIQHQKLNKLATTQALIVILGALTVSMVTTVLHQYIDQGQNHDHTSEDHDHADHDELNDDHSDEHHDDDEHSDEQHSDHEI; the protein is encoded by the coding sequence ATGTCCTCATTAGTTCAAGTCGTATTCTTTTCGTTAATCGGTGGTGTTTTTTCGTTGATCGGTGGTTTTTTACTCCTTGCCAACAAGAAACGCGCCAATACCCTTGCAATGTATGCCACACCGTTCGCGGCTGGTGCCTTGTTGTCAGCAGCCTTTGTAGACCTACTATCTGAAGCATCACACAGCGGCAATATTGAAGTAGCTCTGCAATTTGCACTGGTTGGAATGTTGCTATTTTTTGTTTTAGAGCGGTTTTTGCGTTGGTTTCACCACCACCATGAAGGCGATGAACATGACACCGACCCAGATGTACCTCTGATTATTATTGGTGATACGCTTCACAATTTTATTGATGGTATAGCGATCGCGGCTGGTTTTTTGGTCGATCCATCAACTGGAATTGTCGTAACCATGGCTGTAGCGGCACATGAAATTCCTCAAGAAATTGGCGACTTTGGTTTACTTATATCAAAAGGGTTAAGTCGTACAAAGGTTTTGCTTGTGAATATCTTCAGTGCACTGGCTACAACCGTCGCTGCAATAATTTTCTTTCAGCTTGGACAAGGCGTTGATATTCGGCTCGACATTGTACTTGGTCTTGTAGCGGGATTCTTTATCTATATTGCTGCCAGTGACATATTCCCAACTATTCAACACCAAAAGCTTAATAAACTTGCAACCACTCAAGCACTTATTGTTATTCTTGGAGCCCTGACTGTGTCGATGGTTACGACTGTCCTGCATCAGTATATCGACCAAGGCCAGAATCATGATCACACAAGTGAAGATCATGATCACGCCGACCACGACGAATTAAACGATGACCACTCTGACGAACATCATGATGATGACGAGCACAGCGACGAACAGCATTCTGACCACGAGATCTAA
- a CDS encoding AI-2E family transporter, which yields MAKNTKTRKVVYVDISARTIFKLLGIAAIIVMSILFVYQTLSALTLIVVSFFLALALNPPVSMVAAKLPSGSRGTATALSYSVVLFLIGVIAYFTVPPLISQTQDFVSDLPEYIQDIRTGDGFISETIRRYELEDKLLEVQQNLSTENLTNAGGPVLDFFQRLSGSAIALFTILVLTFFMLVEGPKWIERFWAIHPREHRSHRQHIAQKMYAVVVGYVNGQLLVAFIAAMSALVMMTILKLFGIDIPFIIPMSAIVGLFGLIPLIGATLGAVLVVAVALFESVAAAVIMAIFFLIYQQVENNAIQPIIQAKSVELSPLAILVAAILGVSVAGLLGAIFAIPVAAWIRILLLDYLQNHRAQT from the coding sequence ATGGCAAAAAACACTAAAACCCGTAAAGTCGTGTATGTAGATATATCAGCACGAACTATTTTTAAATTGCTGGGAATCGCGGCAATCATAGTAATGAGCATTCTGTTTGTCTATCAAACACTCAGTGCATTGACGCTCATTGTCGTGTCGTTTTTCTTAGCTCTAGCTCTTAACCCTCCTGTTAGCATGGTTGCTGCAAAACTACCAAGTGGCAGTAGAGGTACTGCAACGGCGCTTTCTTATTCTGTCGTACTATTTTTAATCGGAGTTATTGCCTACTTCACTGTGCCGCCACTTATTAGCCAAACTCAAGATTTTGTAAGTGATTTACCAGAATACATACAAGACATCCGCACCGGTGACGGATTTATTTCCGAAACGATTCGTCGCTATGAGCTAGAAGATAAATTACTAGAAGTTCAGCAAAACTTAAGTACCGAAAACCTAACCAATGCCGGCGGGCCAGTATTAGACTTCTTCCAGCGGTTGTCAGGGAGTGCGATTGCCTTGTTTACCATTTTAGTACTTACCTTCTTTATGCTTGTTGAAGGTCCTAAATGGATCGAGAGATTTTGGGCGATTCATCCTCGCGAACATCGCTCGCATCGACAACATATTGCCCAAAAAATGTACGCAGTTGTGGTTGGGTATGTGAATGGACAGCTTCTAGTCGCCTTTATTGCGGCCATGTCCGCACTGGTTATGATGACTATTCTTAAGCTATTTGGCATCGATATACCGTTTATTATTCCGATGTCAGCCATAGTTGGTCTATTTGGGCTCATCCCGCTAATTGGCGCAACGCTTGGAGCGGTTTTGGTTGTGGCTGTAGCACTGTTCGAATCAGTGGCTGCCGCAGTAATAATGGCTATATTCTTCTTGATTTACCAACAGGTCGAAAACAATGCTATTCAACCGATAATACAAGCCAAGTCAGTTGAGCTATCGCCGCTAGCTATTTTAGTAGCAGCAATTCTTGGGGTTTCTGTGGCTGGGTTACTAGGTGCTATCTTTGCGATACCTGTCGCTGCCTGGATTCGAATTTTACTACTTGATTACTTGCAAAACCACCGCGCACAAACGTAG
- a CDS encoding tRNA-binding protein → MKPLVDFATFSALDIRVGTIIACRPFERAHKPAYRLSIDFGEQLGTLHTSAQLTHRYAVGELKNKKVVAVVNFPEKDIAGFKSQCLVLGAIGEDGDVSLLAADEPIENGQIIG, encoded by the coding sequence ATGAAGCCCCTTGTAGACTTTGCTACGTTTAGTGCCCTGGATATACGCGTTGGCACAATTATTGCGTGCAGGCCATTCGAGCGAGCTCATAAACCCGCTTATCGTCTATCAATAGACTTCGGTGAACAATTAGGCACATTACACACCAGCGCGCAGCTTACGCACCGCTATGCCGTGGGCGAATTGAAGAATAAAAAAGTTGTGGCAGTTGTTAATTTCCCCGAAAAAGATATTGCTGGTTTCAAGAGTCAATGTCTAGTGCTTGGTGCAATTGGTGAAGACGGCGATGTTAGTCTGCTAGCGGCCGATGAACCTATAGAAAATGGTCAAATCATAGGTTAA
- a CDS encoding cysteine--tRNA ligase, producing the protein MMQVYNTMTRKKEPIPDARPISIYACGPTVYLSPHIGNWRKFVFDDTLRRVLDFNFVDVVQTMNLTDVGHLVGDGDEGEDKLQKTATAQRKTAWDVADHYIEEFKDGAHDLNIIAPEHLARATEYIQQQIGLVQNLEDKGYTYVIDDGVYFDTSKLTDYGKLARLDIKNLKEGARVQKNDQKRQPTDFALWKFSPKNHQRDMEWESPWGVGFPGWHVECSAIAAATLGESITIHTGGIDHIPVHHTNEIAQSESAFGVEFAKIWMHNEFITVDGEKMAKSKGNVYTLTDIIEKGYDPLDLRLLYLESHYRTQANFSWDSLSAASRRLNRFYQTIERIYQPNSQPSYDLSQQSVKLDELVEHLNNDLDTPQALVSLEEFLKHIQESSVTDSALKEVKKQLKQIDQLLGLDFLGVIDIEPEEKELVDAYASAKKQKNYDQSDEIRSKLANEHGIKLSDSPSGIMWSRIL; encoded by the coding sequence ATGATGCAGGTCTACAACACTATGACCAGAAAAAAAGAGCCAATTCCAGATGCTCGACCAATTTCTATTTATGCCTGTGGCCCGACCGTTTATTTAAGTCCACATATTGGCAATTGGCGAAAGTTTGTCTTCGACGATACTCTGCGACGAGTGTTAGATTTTAATTTTGTTGATGTAGTACAAACTATGAATTTAACTGATGTAGGACACTTGGTTGGCGATGGCGACGAAGGTGAAGATAAACTGCAAAAAACCGCCACAGCGCAACGAAAAACCGCATGGGACGTGGCCGACCATTATATTGAAGAATTCAAGGACGGAGCACACGACTTAAACATAATAGCTCCCGAACACTTAGCTCGGGCAACAGAATACATCCAGCAACAAATTGGCCTTGTTCAAAACCTAGAAGACAAAGGCTACACCTACGTCATAGACGATGGTGTTTATTTTGATACGTCAAAATTGACTGATTACGGTAAGTTAGCTCGTTTAGATATAAAAAACCTCAAAGAGGGGGCTCGGGTACAAAAAAATGACCAAAAAAGGCAGCCAACTGACTTTGCGTTATGGAAGTTTTCTCCAAAAAACCACCAACGAGACATGGAATGGGAAAGCCCGTGGGGCGTAGGGTTCCCTGGTTGGCACGTTGAATGTTCGGCTATTGCCGCAGCTACCCTTGGCGAGTCTATCACCATACACACAGGTGGAATTGACCACATCCCCGTCCACCACACCAATGAAATCGCTCAGAGTGAGAGTGCTTTTGGCGTCGAGTTTGCAAAAATATGGATGCACAACGAATTCATTACAGTTGATGGTGAAAAAATGGCGAAATCAAAAGGGAATGTCTATACCTTGACCGACATCATTGAAAAAGGCTATGACCCGCTCGACCTACGTCTGCTCTATCTAGAATCGCATTACCGAACCCAAGCTAACTTTAGCTGGGACAGCCTAAGCGCCGCCAGCCGACGCTTGAACAGGTTCTATCAAACAATTGAACGTATATATCAGCCGAACTCTCAGCCAAGCTATGACCTATCGCAGCAGTCGGTTAAGTTAGACGAGTTGGTCGAGCATTTAAATAACGACCTCGACACACCACAAGCCTTAGTGTCGCTCGAAGAGTTTTTAAAGCACATTCAAGAATCATCTGTTACTGATTCTGCGCTTAAAGAAGTGAAGAAACAACTTAAACAAATTGACCAGCTGCTTGGGCTCGACTTTCTTGGGGTAATCGACATTGAACCCGAAGAAAAAGAGCTCGTTGATGCCTACGCATCGGCCAAAAAACAGAAAAACTACGACCAATCTGACGAGATACGATCCAAGCTGGCCAATGAACACGGCATTAAGCTGAGTGATAGTCCAAGCGGAATTATGTGGAGCAGAATCCTTTAA
- the recR gene encoding recombination protein RecR, with protein MLPKALNTLIDELKSLPGVGSRSAERYALALLSKEPGVSSKLADALKNLHNGVAFCQKTFVFVEPGQDVSEHYLDNHRDKTQVLVVADPLDAIAIEKTDQFKGTYHVLGGLVSPLDGIQPENLTISQLLQRIKDDSVTEVILATNASVEGESTALYIQQHIDNNAVDVTRLARGIPVGVDIEYTDNQTLARALEHRQKLNI; from the coding sequence ATGCTGCCAAAGGCTCTAAACACCCTTATTGATGAACTTAAATCGCTTCCTGGTGTTGGTTCGCGTAGTGCAGAGCGCTATGCTCTCGCCTTATTGTCTAAAGAACCCGGTGTGAGCTCTAAATTAGCTGATGCTCTAAAAAACCTGCACAACGGTGTGGCGTTTTGCCAAAAAACCTTTGTGTTTGTAGAACCAGGCCAAGATGTTTCTGAGCATTATCTCGACAATCACCGCGATAAAACCCAAGTGCTAGTGGTTGCTGACCCACTTGACGCGATCGCCATTGAAAAAACCGACCAGTTCAAAGGGACATATCATGTTCTTGGTGGACTTGTATCACCGCTAGATGGTATTCAGCCCGAGAATCTAACTATTAGTCAGCTCTTGCAGCGCATTAAAGACGACTCTGTCACCGAAGTAATCTTAGCTACTAATGCCAGTGTCGAAGGCGAATCTACCGCTCTGTACATTCAGCAGCACATTGACAATAACGCAGTTGACGTAACTCGATTGGCTCGTGGAATCCCGGTTGGCGTTGATATCGAATACACTGACAACCAAACGTTAGCCCGTGCCCTTGAACATAGACAGAAACTTAATATATAA
- a CDS encoding YbaB/EbfC family nucleoid-associated protein, translated as MSKFDQAKMVMQMRKVQKQLAKTVVEVEAGEGAVKIQMTGEQKVKNVEIDPEKVDIENIGELEDWLKDAFRDAIKNSQAEAAEKMKPFLGGGGLGNLGL; from the coding sequence ATGAGTAAATTTGATCAAGCTAAAATGGTTATGCAGATGCGTAAAGTACAGAAACAGCTCGCCAAAACAGTGGTTGAAGTTGAAGCTGGTGAAGGCGCTGTAAAAATTCAAATGACTGGCGAACAAAAAGTAAAAAATGTAGAAATCGATCCAGAAAAAGTTGATATAGAAAATATTGGCGAACTAGAAGACTGGCTTAAAGACGCCTTTCGAGATGCTATAAAAAATTCACAAGCCGAAGCTGCTGAGAAAATGAAACCATTCTTAGGCGGTGGAGGACTTGGTAATTTAGGGCTGTAG
- the dnaB gene encoding replicative DNA helicase, giving the protein MADPKIPPQNIEAEKSLIGSILLDSDTLVRIGDVLVAEDFYEQRHQTIYETILDLYEKRRPIDVLTISNRLKEIEQLEIIGGSAYLTDLVNGVPTATHAPHYAEIVHKKGTLRRLIQASSDIINLGYDESAETGELLSQAEERLFKVSQQNIRQDISSIEEILDGSFERLDELHKNKGGLRGIATGFNDLDNKLAGLQRSDMIVLAARPAMGKTTLALNIAQHVATKERQPVLIFSLEMSKEQLVDRMLSAESGIDAWNLRTGRLTDADFQKLGEAMGSLSEAPIFIDDTPGISALEMRTKARREQHKHNLGLIIIDYLQLMSGSTKSDGNRVQEISEISRGIKALARELNVPVIALSQLSRTVEQRSPQIPQLSDLRESGSIEQDADLVMFVYREDYYNEETERRHITDLIIGKHRNGPTGKVELFFHPEQLAFRNLDRRHESVEIPAEL; this is encoded by the coding sequence ATGGCAGATCCAAAAATTCCACCACAAAATATTGAAGCCGAAAAGAGTTTAATCGGCTCAATCCTACTTGATAGTGATACGTTAGTGCGCATTGGCGATGTTCTGGTAGCCGAAGATTTCTATGAGCAGCGACATCAAACAATTTACGAAACAATTCTAGATTTATATGAAAAACGTCGTCCTATCGACGTTTTAACTATTTCTAATCGACTGAAAGAAATCGAGCAATTAGAAATAATTGGCGGAAGTGCTTATTTAACAGATCTGGTCAACGGCGTACCGACAGCGACTCATGCGCCGCATTATGCTGAAATAGTTCATAAAAAGGGAACATTACGTCGGCTCATACAGGCATCGAGCGACATAATTAATTTAGGCTACGACGAGTCAGCTGAAACAGGTGAGCTACTAAGCCAAGCTGAAGAGCGTCTGTTTAAAGTTAGCCAACAAAATATTCGTCAAGACATTTCATCAATTGAAGAAATCCTTGACGGTAGTTTTGAGCGACTGGATGAACTTCACAAAAACAAGGGTGGGTTACGAGGAATCGCTACCGGCTTTAACGACCTAGACAATAAATTAGCTGGGCTGCAGCGATCCGACATGATCGTCTTGGCGGCTCGACCTGCGATGGGTAAAACAACACTGGCGCTAAACATTGCCCAGCATGTTGCTACCAAAGAACGCCAACCTGTTCTTATTTTCAGTCTGGAAATGAGTAAAGAACAGCTTGTTGACAGAATGCTGTCTGCAGAGTCAGGTATTGACGCCTGGAACCTCCGTACCGGACGTTTAACCGATGCAGATTTTCAAAAACTTGGCGAAGCCATGGGTAGCTTAAGTGAAGCTCCTATATTTATAGATGATACGCCGGGCATCAGCGCCTTAGAAATGCGCACCAAAGCTCGACGCGAACAGCACAAGCATAACCTTGGTTTAATTATTATCGACTACTTACAATTAATGAGTGGTTCAACAAAAAGTGACGGTAACCGTGTGCAAGAAATTTCAGAAATATCTCGGGGCATTAAAGCCTTAGCCAGGGAGCTAAATGTGCCGGTGATTGCCTTGAGTCAGCTGTCTCGTACTGTAGAGCAACGAAGCCCTCAAATTCCTCAATTATCCGACCTGCGTGAGTCAGGCTCGATCGAGCAGGATGCCGACCTTGTTATGTTTGTATACCGCGAAGATTATTATAATGAAGAAACAGAACGTCGCCATATTACAGACCTAATTATCGGAAAGCACAGAAATGGTCCAACTGGTAAAGTAGAATTGTTCTTCCACCCAGAACAGTTGGCATTTAGAAACCTTGATCGAAGACATGAATCAGTAGAAATTCCTGCAGAACTATGA
- the dnaX gene encoding DNA polymerase III subunit gamma/tau: protein MSQPVALYRKYRSKSFDELIGQDHITTTLKNALKKGSISHAYLFTGPHGVGKTSTARIFAHAINDIEFQDEGTQYLDIIEIDAASNRRIEEIRNLRETIHVAPSQLKYKVYIIDEVHMLTKEAFNALLKTLEEPPAHAVFILATTEAHKLPATIISRTQRHSFKPINTKEAIEHIHAVAKQEDITIDSEAAQIVAEQGKGSFRDILSLLDQAAHSSGKNINKQSILDMLGLLAVESIQQLVDAIEANDTHAAFSVLEDFYEQGTTAQSVAAQLIQYWRQQMRSQPASVNPAAVDAMMKVQISHSPEIALELAMVNLTIDTPVRSAPAVSQQPRPSPQPTKPAPSIVRSKTKTPPTTKPKPAGDQPEPSTQAAKSKTLPSQPLESYDIDLATDWPRVIEKARNKSHSLFSSLRQSTASMQDNILVLAFRFPLHLKKVRQSSVSKDFEAVLTEVFGGLVPYETVLADKKIPSQKTSQKEDRPASLKKVTDILGGDVIELGA from the coding sequence GTGTCGCAACCTGTTGCACTGTATCGCAAATACCGTTCAAAATCGTTTGACGAACTAATTGGCCAAGACCACATTACGACAACACTTAAAAACGCTCTTAAAAAGGGTTCAATTTCGCATGCTTATTTGTTCACCGGTCCGCATGGTGTCGGAAAAACCTCCACTGCCCGAATTTTTGCTCATGCCATTAACGATATCGAATTCCAGGACGAAGGCACACAATATTTAGATATCATCGAAATCGATGCAGCAAGTAACCGACGTATCGAAGAAATTAGGAACCTGCGCGAAACTATTCACGTTGCGCCAAGCCAGCTTAAATACAAGGTCTATATTATTGACGAAGTTCATATGCTCACTAAAGAGGCCTTTAACGCGTTGCTTAAAACACTAGAAGAGCCACCAGCGCATGCAGTATTTATTTTAGCTACTACCGAGGCGCATAAATTACCAGCTACAATTATTTCTCGAACTCAACGACACAGCTTTAAGCCAATTAACACCAAAGAGGCTATAGAGCACATTCATGCCGTAGCTAAACAAGAGGATATTACAATAGATTCAGAAGCAGCCCAGATCGTTGCGGAGCAAGGTAAAGGCAGTTTTAGGGATATTCTGTCTCTGCTTGATCAAGCTGCTCACTCCAGCGGCAAAAACATCAACAAACAGAGTATTTTAGACATGCTTGGTTTATTAGCCGTAGAGTCTATTCAGCAGTTGGTTGATGCCATTGAGGCTAACGATACTCATGCCGCCTTTAGCGTGCTTGAGGATTTTTATGAGCAAGGCACAACAGCGCAATCAGTCGCGGCTCAGTTGATTCAATATTGGCGCCAGCAAATGCGCTCTCAGCCAGCTAGTGTTAACCCGGCGGCTGTTGATGCAATGATGAAGGTGCAAATTAGCCATAGTCCAGAAATCGCCTTAGAACTAGCCATGGTTAATCTTACAATTGACACCCCAGTACGCAGTGCTCCAGCAGTGTCACAGCAACCACGCCCCTCACCGCAGCCTACAAAACCAGCACCATCTATAGTTCGCTCAAAAACTAAGACACCACCGACGACAAAACCAAAGCCAGCTGGCGACCAGCCAGAACCCTCAACCCAAGCAGCCAAATCTAAAACATTACCCAGCCAACCTCTAGAGTCCTACGATATCGACCTTGCAACTGACTGGCCGAGAGTTATTGAAAAAGCACGAAATAAAAGTCACAGCTTATTTAGCTCTCTGCGGCAGTCTACGGCTTCAATGCAAGACAATATTCTTGTTTTGGCGTTTCGATTTCCGCTTCATCTAAAAAAAGTCCGTCAAAGTTCGGTGTCCAAGGATTTTGAAGCGGTGCTAACAGAGGTGTTCGGAGGCTTAGTACCATACGAAACAGTACTGGCAGACAAAAAAATACCGTCGCAAAAAACAAGCCAAAAGGAAGACAGACCAGCTTCCTTAAAGAAAGTAACTGATATACTTGGTGGCGATGTTATAGAATTAGGGGCATAG
- a CDS encoding 50S ribosomal protein L7/L12 yields the protein MADDKSTESAPAEEKKEIPKKFEKLVKEIEELSVLDLSELVSVLEDHFGVSAAAPMAVAAAPAAGGEEAAEDAKSEFDVMLKEAGGQKVAVIKAVKDITGLGLADAKAIVDGAPKAVKEKVSKEEAEEAKAKLEEAGATVELA from the coding sequence ATGGCAGACGACAAATCTACTGAGTCAGCACCAGCTGAAGAAAAGAAAGAAATTCCAAAAAAGTTTGAAAAACTTGTAAAAGAAATCGAAGAACTAAGCGTTCTCGACCTAAGCGAACTTGTAAGTGTTCTTGAAGATCACTTCGGTGTAAGCGCTGCTGCACCAATGGCTGTTGCTGCTGCACCAGCTGCAGGCGGTGAAGAAGCTGCTGAAGACGCTAAGAGCGAATTCGACGTAATGCTTAAAGAAGCAGGCGGTCAAAAAGTTGCAGTTATTAAGGCTGTTAAAGACATTACTGGTCTTGGCTTAGCTGACGCAAAAGCTATCGTTGACGGCGCTCCTAAAGCCGTTAAAGAAAAAGTAAGCAAAGAAGAAGCTGAAGAAGCAAAAGCTAAGCTTGAAGAAGCTGGCGCTACTGTTGAATTAGCATAG
- a CDS encoding 50S ribosomal protein L10 gives MAISRIKKEEIVAEISDLLAQSKMTVLVDYSGLGVKQFQELRRRAKAEGVTITVAKNRLVKLALSKNDTLKDVDDSMLTGQLAIAFGVEDEVAPAQILAQFAKEFNALEFVGGFNADGEVFDASQITALSKLPSKDILRGQVVGTIAAPLTGFVGVLSGNIRSLGYVLNARKQQLEG, from the coding sequence ATGGCAATATCTCGGATCAAAAAAGAAGAGATTGTTGCTGAGATCAGTGATTTACTAGCACAGTCAAAGATGACTGTATTGGTCGACTACTCAGGTTTAGGTGTTAAGCAGTTCCAAGAACTGCGAAGACGAGCAAAAGCTGAAGGTGTAACGATTACAGTGGCAAAGAACCGTTTGGTTAAACTTGCCCTTAGTAAGAATGACACCCTCAAAGACGTAGACGACTCAATGCTAACAGGTCAACTTGCGATAGCATTTGGCGTAGAAGACGAAGTAGCACCGGCCCAAATTTTGGCTCAGTTTGCGAAAGAATTCAACGCATTAGAATTCGTAGGGGGCTTTAATGCAGACGGCGAAGTCTTTGATGCAAGTCAAATTACTGCACTTTCAAAACTACCGAGCAAAGACATTTTGCGAGGACAAGTGGTTGGCACAATCGCTGCACCGCTTACCGGTTTTGTGGGAGTGCTCAGTGGCAATATTCGTTCGTTAGGTTATGTACTTAACGCACGCAAACAACAATTAGAAGGCTGA